From Aureibacillus halotolerans, the proteins below share one genomic window:
- the rbsD gene encoding D-ribose pyranase, with translation MKKYGILNSEIAFLLARLGHTDTIVIADCGLPIPEGVQRIDLALKQGVPSFYETLEAVLDDFEVEQALFAQEITDHNRSLHDMSILQLKDVKVDYCTHEKFKQSVKQAKAVIRTGETTPYANVILTAGVLF, from the coding sequence TTGAAGAAATATGGCATTTTAAATAGCGAGATCGCATTTCTCTTGGCCAGATTAGGCCACACCGATACGATTGTTATCGCCGATTGCGGTCTGCCGATACCAGAAGGGGTTCAACGAATTGATTTGGCGTTGAAACAAGGGGTTCCTTCCTTCTACGAAACGTTAGAAGCCGTATTAGATGATTTTGAAGTCGAGCAGGCCCTTTTCGCACAAGAAATCACTGATCACAACCGTTCGCTACATGATATGTCGATTCTCCAACTTAAAGATGTGAAGGTTGACTATTGTACTCATGAAAAATTTAAGCAATCTGTAAAACAAGCAAAAGCAGTCATACGCACAGGTGAAACAACACCATATGCCAACGTCATTCTAACGGCAGGCGTTTTATTTTAA
- a CDS encoding sugar ABC transporter ATP-binding protein, whose product MNSQNVIEMSGISKAFSGVQVLKTIDFQLRRGEVHALMGENGAGKSTLMKILTGIYKADQGTIVKDGEQVTIKSPKEAESMGIAVIHQELNNISHLTVAENMFLGRELTYGKSTVLKTKEMKAKTKEYLSRLGVDIDPDTVTGKLSVGRQQLVEIARALATDAEIIIMDEPTAALTDREIHTLFEVIEQLTKDQITIVYISHRMEEIFTICDRITVLRDGQYIGTETIKNTSLDDIVKMMVGRELGERYPEREPTFGNERLRIEGLSTKNELRNVHLTVREGEIVALAGLMGAGRTEIAEALFGARPITSGQIYVDGKKVSIRKPTDAINEGIGFVTEDRKSKGLILGDSIRDNMSLASLSSISRFGIVQQQKENAIVEELMQKLRVKASNMNQKLKALSGGNQQKVVLGKWLATHPKLLILDEPTRGVDIGAKKEIYQIMNELTSNGVAILMISSELPEVLGMSDRIIVVHEGTISAEFSKQDANQENIMHAATGGVKA is encoded by the coding sequence ATGAATTCACAAAATGTCATTGAAATGTCAGGCATCAGCAAAGCGTTTTCTGGCGTACAAGTCTTAAAAACGATTGATTTTCAGCTACGACGTGGGGAAGTCCATGCGCTTATGGGGGAAAACGGCGCTGGGAAGTCGACGTTGATGAAAATTTTAACGGGCATCTATAAAGCCGATCAAGGGACAATCGTGAAAGACGGCGAACAGGTGACCATTAAAAGTCCGAAAGAAGCAGAATCGATGGGCATTGCCGTTATCCATCAAGAACTGAACAACATCTCCCATTTAACGGTGGCAGAAAACATGTTTCTAGGTCGCGAACTCACTTACGGCAAATCGACGGTGTTAAAGACGAAGGAAATGAAAGCGAAAACCAAAGAGTATCTTTCGAGGTTAGGCGTCGACATCGATCCTGATACAGTGACGGGGAAACTCTCCGTTGGTCGGCAACAGCTCGTTGAAATCGCACGTGCGCTTGCGACAGATGCAGAGATTATTATCATGGATGAACCAACAGCGGCGCTGACTGATAGAGAAATTCATACATTGTTTGAGGTCATTGAACAGCTAACGAAGGATCAGATCACCATTGTCTATATCTCTCATCGTATGGAAGAAATATTCACAATTTGTGACCGGATTACGGTGCTGCGCGATGGGCAGTATATTGGCACAGAGACTATTAAAAACACGTCACTGGACGATATCGTAAAAATGATGGTAGGAAGAGAGCTCGGAGAACGTTACCCAGAACGTGAGCCCACGTTCGGCAATGAGCGCTTACGTATCGAAGGATTATCGACGAAAAATGAGTTAAGGAATGTCCATCTCACCGTTCGTGAAGGGGAGATAGTTGCCTTGGCTGGTTTGATGGGTGCCGGAAGAACGGAAATCGCCGAAGCATTGTTTGGGGCAAGACCGATCACTTCAGGACAAATTTATGTGGATGGGAAAAAGGTATCCATCCGTAAACCGACTGATGCGATCAACGAAGGCATCGGCTTTGTCACAGAAGATCGCAAATCAAAAGGGCTAATTTTAGGCGACTCCATTCGAGATAATATGAGCCTTGCAAGTTTGTCGTCAATCTCTCGCTTTGGCATTGTTCAACAACAAAAAGAAAACGCGATCGTCGAAGAATTGATGCAAAAGTTACGAGTAAAGGCATCTAATATGAACCAGAAGCTAAAAGCATTAAGTGGCGGAAATCAACAGAAAGTCGTTCTAGGAAAGTGGCTAGCCACGCACCCTAAACTCCTCATATTGGACGAGCCTACAAGAGGTGTTGACATAGGGGCAAAGAAAGAAATTTATCAAATTATGAATGAGCTGACGAGCAATGGCGTTGCAATCCTTATGATTTCGTCTGAGCTTCCAGAGGTTTTAGGAATGAGCGACCGTATTATCGTTGTGCACGAAGGAACCATTTCCGCTGAATTTTCAAAACAAGATGCCAATCAAGAAAACATTATGCATGCAGCTACAGGAGGTGTGAAGGCATGA
- a CDS encoding ABC transporter permease subunit, whose translation MNKAVTSTLQKLGPFIGLFIIFIVLSILSPNFLTLDNLLNVLRQISINALIAFGMTFVILTGGIDLSVGSILALAGALTAGLMASGVDPVIAVLVGLLAGALMGAFNGFIIAKGKIAPFIATLATMTIFRGITLVYTEGMPISGFTDSMFFTLLGRGYFFGIPVPVLIMLLSFGVLYFILRKTTFGRRTYAIGGNEEASILSGIKTGRMKIWIYSLTGTLSALAGIILASRLNSAQPTAGATYELDAIAAVVLGGTSLSGGRGWIFGTLVGALIIGVLNNGLNLLNVSSFYQQVVKGGVILLAVLLDRKKEA comes from the coding sequence ATGAATAAGGCCGTCACAAGCACATTACAAAAATTAGGACCATTCATCGGACTCTTTATCATCTTTATTGTGTTGTCCATTTTAAGCCCGAACTTTTTAACTCTAGACAATTTATTAAACGTTTTGCGACAAATCTCCATTAACGCCTTGATTGCTTTTGGAATGACCTTTGTCATTTTAACAGGAGGTATCGATCTTTCCGTCGGTTCCATCCTCGCTTTGGCAGGGGCTCTCACGGCTGGATTAATGGCATCGGGCGTAGATCCGGTGATTGCAGTGCTGGTTGGTTTATTGGCAGGGGCCTTGATGGGGGCATTCAACGGCTTTATTATTGCCAAAGGAAAAATCGCTCCATTTATTGCAACCCTTGCCACAATGACGATTTTCCGAGGAATTACATTGGTGTACACAGAAGGGATGCCTATTTCAGGGTTTACCGATAGCATGTTTTTTACTTTGCTAGGTAGAGGGTACTTTTTCGGTATTCCTGTTCCTGTACTCATCATGCTACTGTCCTTTGGGGTTCTCTATTTTATTCTGCGAAAAACAACCTTTGGTCGCCGTACTTATGCGATCGGTGGGAATGAAGAAGCCTCTATTCTATCTGGAATTAAAACAGGGCGGATGAAAATTTGGATTTACTCATTGACGGGTACCTTGTCCGCCTTGGCGGGGATCATTCTTGCCTCGCGTTTAAATTCTGCTCAGCCTACAGCAGGTGCGACGTATGAATTGGATGCGATTGCCGCGGTTGTGCTAGGTGGAACAAGCCTTTCTGGAGGACGAGGTTGGATTTTTGGAACGTTAGTAGGCGCACTTATTATTGGTGTGCTCAACAACGGACTTAACCTTCTCAATGTGTCTTCCTTCTACCAGCAAGTCGTGAAAGGAGGCGTGATATTACTAGCCGTATTGCTTGATCGCAAGAAGGAAGCCTAA
- the rbsB gene encoding ribose ABC transporter substrate-binding protein RbsB produces the protein MKKLLILFLMAIIMVGCSTQAPGSNASESTSEGDSSSEGTDEAKKIGLSLSTLNNPFFVNLKEGAEKSALASNIELITVNAQDDPAQQISGIEDLIQQDIDVLLVNPTDSKAISTALISANEAGIPVITVDRSAEGGEIVAHIASDNTEGGKLAGEFIIEKLGGTGSIVELQGIPGASATNERGAGFHQAVEAAEGVEVVAQQSANFNRAEGLTVMENIIQSQGDFNAVFAHNDEMALGAIQALSAAGMLEDVIVVGFDGTEDAGQAIKEGTLAATVAQQPDVIGKTSVETALKVINGEEVEEFIPVELLLITE, from the coding sequence ATGAAAAAACTACTTATCTTATTTTTAATGGCAATCATTATGGTCGGATGTTCAACACAGGCGCCGGGAAGTAATGCAAGTGAGTCGACAAGTGAAGGGGATAGTTCTTCTGAAGGTACAGATGAAGCGAAAAAAATCGGTTTGTCATTATCTACTTTGAATAACCCGTTTTTCGTAAACCTTAAAGAAGGCGCAGAAAAGTCCGCCCTTGCGAGCAATATCGAACTCATTACCGTGAACGCTCAGGACGATCCTGCTCAACAAATTAGTGGAATTGAAGATTTGATTCAACAGGATATCGATGTGCTCCTAGTGAACCCAACAGATTCAAAAGCGATCTCTACAGCATTGATCTCGGCAAACGAAGCAGGAATTCCTGTGATCACCGTTGATAGAAGTGCAGAAGGTGGAGAAATTGTCGCTCATATTGCTTCCGACAATACAGAAGGTGGAAAATTAGCTGGCGAATTTATCATTGAAAAGCTTGGTGGGACAGGGAGCATTGTTGAGCTTCAAGGAATCCCAGGTGCTTCAGCAACAAACGAACGAGGCGCAGGCTTTCATCAAGCTGTTGAAGCTGCTGAAGGAGTTGAAGTTGTCGCTCAGCAATCTGCCAACTTTAACCGTGCTGAAGGATTAACTGTTATGGAAAACATCATTCAGTCACAAGGCGATTTTAATGCGGTATTCGCGCACAATGATGAAATGGCATTAGGTGCAATTCAAGCCCTTAGCGCTGCTGGCATGCTTGAAGATGTGATTGTCGTTGGTTTTGATGGTACTGAGGATGCAGGACAGGCCATTAAAGAGGGTACATTAGCTGCAACCGTTGCCCAACAGCCAGACGTTATTGGGAAAACAAGCGTAGAAACAGCTCTAAAAGTGATTAATGGGGAAGAAGTTGAAGAGTTTATTCCTGTTGAATTGCTCTTGATCACAGAGTAA